The window CCCCTGTTCCCATGGCTGTCCCATTGAACAAGCTGTGCCTGCATATTTACACTGTGTGGAAGAAGGTCGTTATCTGGATGCACTCCAAATTATTGTGGATAAAAATCCCCTTCCATTTATTACTGGTACCGTATGTAACCATCGTTGCATGACCAAGTGTACCCGCCACTTCTATGAAGAACCGGTTAAAATACGCAGCGCTAAGCTATTAGCAGCAGAGCAAGCCATGGATGCATTACTTGGAACCATTACCGTACCAGAAAAAAAATCGGATGCTAAAGTGGCTGTCATTGGCGGTGGACCAGCTGGATTGGCTGCAGGCTATTTCCTTGGTCGAGCTGGTATGGATGTGACCATTTTTGAAAAGCAAGATTCCCTTGGTGGCATTGTGAAACATGTTGTACCTGAATTCAGAATATCTTCTGAATCCGTTCAGCATGATATTGATCTTGTAAAAGCTATGGGCGTAACCATTAAGCTTAATAGTGAGCAAAATTCCATTAAAACCCTACAAGAAGCAGGTTATCCATACATCTTAATTGCAGTTGGTGCTTACGAACCAGGTATCCTCCCATTAGAAGGTACTACACCTCAGAATGTCCTCGAATTCTTAGCTGACTATCGTAAGCAGAAAGGAAACATGCATCTTGGTGAATCTGTAGCCGTTATTGGTGGTGGTAATACAGCCATGGATGCTGCTCGTGCAGCCAAACGTGTGCAAGGTGTAAAAGATGTCTACCTGATCTACAGAAGAACCAAAAAATATATGCCCGCCGATGAAGAAGAATTATATCTAGCACTGGAAGATGGTATAACCTTTATGGAATTACTCTCCCCTACTAAATGGGTAGATGGTAAACTCACCTGTCAGAAGATGATCTTAGGTGCACCTGATGCCTCTGGCAGGAGACGACCCGTACCAACAGATGACATGATTACTGTTGAAGCGGATACAGTTGTTGCAGCTGTTGGTGAGAAAATAGACAGCAGTTGGTTTGCCCAACAAGGTATAACCCTGACGGATAAAGGTTATGTGGAAGCTGATCTTCATTCATGTGAAACCAGTATGGACCATGTCTATGTAGCAGGTGATGCACTTAGAGGACCAGCCACCATTGTTGAGGCCATTGCAGACGCTACCAGCTTTGCTCTCTCTGTCCTAGAGAAAGAAGCTATTACCGAAACAGGGTTTGAAGACCTTTCCTACAAAGGAGATGCTGAGAGGGCTTATGCTAAGAAAGGTATTTTAGAAATGCCTGTATCCAACAGCGATGGAAATCGCTGCCTTGAATGTTCAACCATCTGTGAAGCTTGTGTGGATGTCTGTCCTAATCGTGCTAATATAACCGTTAAGATACCAAGTCAACACATGCCACAGATTATACACTTGGATAACATGTGTAATGAATGTGGAAACTGTGAAACCTTCTGCCCTTACAGCAGTGCACCTTACCAAGATAAATTCACACTATTTGGTAGTGAAGCCATGTTACAGTCAAGTCATAATGCCGGTTTCTTTATTAAAGATAAAACTGTCGGACAATGTGTTTTACGTCTAGATGGCCAGTTAATGACCATTAATCTACATGAAACGTATCCAGATATTCCCGTTGAAATCATGGAAATGATGCAGGCTGTCTGTGAACAATACACTTATTATAATTATTGATTGGGGTGACATATGATGTCAGATTTTATAGTCAATGGACAGAAAGTCCATGTGAATCAAAATCAAAAACTCATCCATTATTTACGTGATACGCTCCATCTTACCTCGGTAAAAAACGGCTGTGGTGAAGGTGCCTGTGGCACATGCATGATTCTTGTTGATGGGAAGGCAACAAAGTCGTGCATACTGAATACTGACCGATTAGAAGGTAAACACATTATCACTGTAGAAGGACTTACTGATCGTGAAAAGAGTGTCTATGCTTATGCCTTTGCAGAAGCAGGAGCTGTTCAATGCGGCTTCTGTACGCCTGGCATGGTCATCAGTGCAAAAGGCTTAATTGATCAAAATGCTGCACCAACAGAGGAACAGATTCGCCATGCACTTCGCAACAATATATGCCGATGCACCGGCTACACAAAGATTGTAACGGCTGTTACCCTAGCCGCTAACATATTGAGAGAAAATATGCCTATACCAGAAACGGCCTTCACTGGTCGAGTTGGTGAAAACATGCACCGTGTGGATGCCGTTGGTAAAACGCTTGGTGAAGCAGAATATGTGGATGATTTGTATGTGGATCAGATGCTTTATGGCAGTAGTGTACGCAGTGCTCACCCTAGAGCCATTGTTAAACATATCTATACAGAAAAAGCCAAAGCAATGGCTGGTGTAAAAGCTGTTATTACAGCAAAAGAACTCCCTGGTGCAACAAAAGTCGGCCACATTAAAAAAGATTGGGATGTACTCATAGCTGAAGGTGACACCACCCGTTATATGGGCGATGCCATTGTTCTTATTGCGGCTGAGACAAAAGAAATACTTGAAGCGGCTAAAAAAGCCATTGACATACAATATGAAGTACTGAAACCACTCACCTGCCCTGCTGACGCCATGAAAGAGGATGCCCCACTCATTCATGAAGGTGGTAATATCTTATCCATTGAGCATCTTGTACGAGGGAATGCCGATGAGAAAATTAAACATGCTGAACATGTGGTCACGAACCGTTACAGCACACCTTTTACAGAACATGCTTTCCTAGAACCGGAGACTGCTCTAGCCGTACCTGATCGAGATGGCATGATCATCTACTGTGCCGATCAAGGCATCTATCAGACACGAAAAGAATGTGCTGAAGCATTAGGACTTAAAGCTAGCCAAGTCCGTGTGGTCAGTAAAATGGTTGGTGGTGGTTTTGGTGGTAAAGAAGATATGTCTGTACAGCATCATGCGGCTATACTTGCTTATATCACCAAACAGCCTGTAAAAGTATCCTTAAGCCGTAAAGAAAGTCTTATTGTCCACCCTAAACGTCATGCTATGGAGATGGAATTTACGACGGCTTGTGATGCAGAAGGCAACTTAACTGCCATGAAAGCTACTATTATTTCGGATACTGGGGCTTATGCATCCTTAGGTGGTCCTGTGCTTCAACGTGCATGTACCCATGCAGCAGGTCCTTATAACTATCAAGATATTGACATTCTTGGTAAAGCTGTTTATACCAACAACCCGCCAGGCGGTGCTTTTCGTGGTTTTGGTGTAACCCAGAGTTGTTTTGCTATCGAATGCAACCTAAATCAACTTGCTGAACAAGCGGGGCTATCCCCTTGGGAATTTCGATACAAGAATGCTATACGCCCTGGACAGATACTTCCTAATGGTCAAATTGCAGACGACTATACAGCCTTTACTGAAACCTTAGAAGCTGTAAAAGAGATCTATGACAAGCATCCAAAGGCTGGGATTGCATGTGCCATGAAAAACAGCGGCCTTGGCGTAGGCATTCCTGATACTGGCCGTTGTCGTCTTATTATAAAGGATGGTAAGATTAATACCCATACCAGTGCAGCTTGTATTGGTCAGGGTCTAGCTACCGTCATGACTCAGATGATTTGTCAAGTATTAGGTGTAGCACCCTGTGATATTATTCATTGTGACCCGGACACAACTGTTGCGCCTAATTCTGGTAATACAACGGCTTCAAGGCAAACGGTCTTTACTGGTGAAGCAACAAAGATTGCTGCCAATCAATTAAAGGAAGCATTAGAGACGAAAACCTTACAGGAACTAGAAGGGGAAGAATATTATGGAGAATACACTTGTGTGACGGACCCTATGGGCTCCGATAAACCTTATCCATATAGTCATGTAACCTATGGGTATGCGACCCATGTGGTTGTGTTAGATGATGAGGGCAAGTTATCCAAAGTGTATGCGGCTCATGATGTGGGTACACCTATCAATCCTAACGCCATTGAAGGACAGATTCAAGGCGGTGTTGTGATGAGCCTTGGCTATGCCCTTACAGAGGATTACCCCCTTATAGAAAGTGTTCCTCAAGGAAAATTTGGAACTTTAGGACTTCTTAAAGCTAATCAAGTGCCTGACATTCAACCGATTATCGTTGGTAAGACCCATGATGGGCTAGCCCATGGTGCAAAAGGCATTGGAGAAATCTGTTCCATCCCTACAGCACCAGCTGTAGCACAGGCTTACTATCGCTACGATGGACTTTTTAGGCGAAGTTTGCCTTTAGATAATACCCCCTATTCTAAAAAATCCATAAAGAAATAATAGTATTATAAGAGGGATATCTCAACCATACTTGTTGGGCATATCCCTCTTTTACTATAACGCTACCTATAAATAATGCTAAACGTCTATGAACAACTAGTAAACAAACACTTCTCTATTCAGCATCTGCCCCCATAACCTCTTTATAGTCATCCTTTGTGACCATAATGGCCCCTAGAGGGTAAACACCAAATTCAGCACCTTCTTTTTTGTACTCGCCAAATATTTCTGTGCCATGTAATAAATGGTTCATCATGGCTTCAGCTACTGCTTCACCATCTACTTTCGAACTAAAATAACCTGATGCTTTAAAGGCAGAATAGTCTTTTTTCCATTCATCTTTTGCTAAGTAGCCCCCTAAACCAGCTACAACTGCATTTTGATCAAGGCCCGCTTGTTCTAATGCTCTTACAATACCAGCCGCACCTTCATCATTAGGTGCTGTAGCAAACCAGGTATCAATTTGTGGGTTAGCTGTTATGATAGCGGATGCTACTGTAAATGCTTCCTCTGTGGAACCTAAATAGTCCCCACGAATTACATTCTGTTCTGGCAGCTCCATGTTGGACTCATTCCACTTATCAAGTGCACCTTCTGATCGAGGTAAAACACTGGATACGGTGGTCATTTCAAGAACAAAATAACCTGTTTTAGCTGGGTCTTTAATTAATGCATTGTCCTTCACATGATTCACTAACCATTCACCTTGTTGCTGCCCTACACGATAAGCATCCAGTTCGAGAGCAGGAGCAATATGCACACCGTTCTCATCAATCAAACCATCATCATCTGCGATAACTGGAATACCTGCTGCTTTACATTTCTCCACCGTAATGGTACTTAATTTTTGATCTGGTACACATACGATTAACCCATCCACTTCTTGAGCTATGATATTGTCAAGGGCATTTAAGTATGTATCTGCATCCATTTTAGCATCAATCAACAACATGTCACTAGCACCCATGCTCATAGCTTTGGCTTTAGCTGAAGATGATGTACCTTGGAACCAGACTTGGCTTAAATCTTTATAAATCCCTGCTAGAACAATATCTTTGTCTTTTGCATCATCGTTATTGGTTTCTGTCTTGGAACCTGTGTCCTTATTGGTCTTATCATCTGCTGGTTTACTACACCCCACGATTAACATCATAACCACCATCATGAAAGCAATTAACTTTGTAAATTTAGACATTTCATTTCCTCCTCTTTTATGTGCATATCCTTACATCTATAATGTAATCAATAGTCTTATTGATTATACTATACTCTCTTTCTAGATCTCAAATAATCAAATGATAAGGCAGCAACAAGTAATAAGCCACTTGCTACATATTGCCAAAACTGTGGTACATTCATGATTAAGAGTCCATTATTAAAACCCTGTAATATAAGGACACCAATAACGGTTCCTCCTAGACTTCCTATACCTCCTGTAAATGCAATCCCTCCAAGAACAACAGCTGTTACAGCACTCATTTCTAAGCCCATGGATGATGAAGGCTGCCCTGAATTCATTCTTGATGCCAGTATTGCTCCACCAAGGGCAGATAATCCAGATGTAATCATAAAAGCCTTTGATATGACACGTTTAGCGTTAATACCTGCTAAACGGGCAGCGACTGGGTTCCCTCCTACAATATAGAGGTTTCTACCAAAACGACTCTTGGACAATAGAATAATAAACACAATAAACGCCAAAATAAGTATAATAACAGGTATAGGTACACCCAGAATACGGTCTTTTCCAATGCTGAGATAGGTCTTGTCTTGGATATAAATAGGTTTACCATTACAGATAATGTAAGCCAGACCTCGAATAGCCTGCATGGTTGCCAGCGTTGCAATAAATGGTGCTATCTTTAAGGTATTCACAATAAGCGAATTAATAAAGCCAATTAAAATACCTGCTACAACAACAATCAACAAGGTAGGTACTGTACCGAATCCATTTTGTAACAGTATAGCCGCCAATACACCTGAAAACCCTGCAACAGCCCCTGGGGATAAGTCTATCTGCCCACCGATGACCAAGTAGGACTGACCAATAGCCGCAAGTCCCACCAATGAAGATGCCACCAAAATGTTCATCAAGTTTTTTGCAGTAAAATAATGAGGGGACAAATATGAAAAAATGATAACCATCACTACTAATGCAATCATGAGCCCTATTTTTTCAGAGCCAATGTATTGTTTTATAATGCTCCATTTATCTTGTTTTACTTCATTCGTTTGCATACTCACTTTTCACTTCCTCCTATATCCGTTCCAAGCATTGCTAATCCTAGTATCCTCTCTTCTGTTGCCTCTTGTCGATTCAGTTCACCTTTTTTTTCACCATTAGCCATTACCATAATCCGGTCGGATATGCCTATGATTTCAGGTAACTCTGATGATATGATAATGATACCAATACCCTGATTTGCTAATCGACATATGATCCTGTATATCTCAGACTTTGCACCTACATCAATACCTTTTGTTGGTTCATCTAGTATCAGTAATTTGGGATGATGGGCTAACCATCTAGCCAGGATGACCTTTTGCTGATTTCCTCCACTTAGATACACAATCTGTTTTTCCATGGACGATGTTTTGATATTCAAATCAACAATACCTTTTTGAACCACTTCTTTTTCAGCTTTTTTCTGAATGAATCCAAATTTGGTTAAACGCTTTAGTATAGCCATACTGGCGTTTTCTTTCACGGACCGAATGGGTGCTATCCCTTGACCTTTCCTATCCTCTGGACATAGCCCCATGCCTAATGCAATAGCGTCTTCAGGGGACTTTATCTGAACCTTTTCACCGTCAAAGTAGATGTCTCCTGATAACAAAGGATCTGCGCCAAATATGCTTCTAATGGTTTCGGTCCTTCCAGCACCAACCAAACCAGATAGACCTAGAATTTCTCCTTTACGGACATGAAAAGAAATATCTTTTACATAATGATTACTTAGGTTCTTCACGTCCAGTATGTTGTCGCCAAATGTTTCATTCCTATCCAATTCATTAAATACATCACCTAGATCACGACCAACCATTAATTTAACAAGCTCTGCTTCATTTGTTTCTTTGGTATTTTTTATATCTACTAATCGCCCATCTTTAAACACAATGACCCGATCCGAAAGTTCAAAGATTTCTTTTAATCGATGAGAAACGTATAAGACGATGACACCTTTTTTCTTTAGATTCCTAATAATTAAGAATAGCTTTTCTATCTCTGCATTGGATAAACTTGCTGTTGGCTCATCAAAAGCAATGACTTTTAACTGCCGATTATAAGCCTTCATGATCTCAACCATTTGCTGATAGGCTACGCTCAGATGTTTAACCTGGTCTGTGGCTTTCATATCTAAGTCAAATTCATCTATGATCTTTTGTGTGGCTTCATTCATGGTTTTGAAATCTACTAAGCCATTGGCTTTTAAAGGCATATTTCCCATGAAGACATTCTCGCCAACTGTTAAATAGTCCACCACTTGTCGCTCTTGATAGATAATGCTGATGCCTGCTTGAATGGCCTCATACGGATTTTTAAACTGAATGGCCTCATTGTCTATTAAATAGCTCCCTTCACATTGCTGAAAATCACCATTTAATATTTTTAAGAGTGTTGATTTACCTGCACCATTCTCTCCTAAAAAAGCAACCACTTCCCCCGATTGCACCTTAAAACTCATATTATCTAATGCTTTAACGCCTGGAAAATTTTTGCATATATCTCGAAATTCCAACGTGTTATTCACTTTTTTGATCACCTACCGTTCCGTCATTTTATACAATTTACTACACAAAAAAAATATTTGTTCTACGGTTTTAATAGTAGCACAAATATTTTTATGAAAATTAATCAATATAAACTAAAATTAATCAATATAAACTCTATTTTTTATTTGTTTTTTTGAATTGTAGAGGTGTCATGCCTGTTATTTTCTTAAAGCGCGTATTGAAATGCTGGATATTGATATAACCCACTCTTTCTGCAATGTCATACATCTTATAATCACTATGCTGGATTAACTTCTTGGACTCTTCAATACGAACATAATGAATGTATTCGGTTATGGTCATCTGAGTTTCTTCTTTAAAAATTCTTGATAAATAGATTTTATTGATGTGCAAATGATTTGCAATATCGTTTAAACTTATGGCTTTATGATAATTTTGTGTAATGTATTTTGTCGCTTGAAGTACACGCAGACTGTACGTTGATTTTTTTTCATTCATCTTTGTTACGACTCGCGTGAACAAGTCTTTAAACCAGTTTTTTATATCGTCAATGGTATCCAGCTGCTGTATGGTATTAAGGGGCAAGTAATTGGTGCCAAACAACTCTTGATAGGCTATTGCGTATTCTTTACTAATCTTCATGACCATTTCCATAAATCGTGTGGCGATATACTGGACATAATTATATTGCATGAACCCGTTAGAAGCATCTTGATAGATTAATTCAATGCTATCCATTAAGCATGTTAGATTGCGTTCTTCTACCCATTGATGAATACTGTTTAAGGCTTCTTCAATTTTTTCAGGTTTTACAGGGGCCACTTTTTTAATGATGGTATTATAGAAGAGAATCTTCCCTTTTCCAAAATAAAAACGATAGAGTAATGTATCCTTGGTTTGCTCATACATATTAGGTGCCTTGGTTAAATCACCAAATACTTGACCTATAATGATGGTTAGGGAGTTACCTACCAATTTCGTGATGTCACGTTTTACTTTACTAGCTAGAGCATAGCTGTCCGCAAGGTAATGTTTTTCACTTATAATGGGCTGGACTTTTACCAGAGCAACATATTCACCTTCCTTCAGATAAACACACATGCCCCCGTCCATTTTGCCATAAGCCCTATCGTTCAAAACCGTATTAACTGTATCAACAATACATCTGCGGTAGATGTTTTTTTCGTCATGATGCAACTCCCTATCTTTTTCGTGCACATGGTCTTCTGTAATATGAAGGAGTAAATAATCATCGCTTTTTAGATCAATATTCAGCTTATTTATTTTAGTTTCTATGTCTTGATAACTTAAGTTTTCAAGTATAATGGATTTTAACATTTCATTTTGTATGGTAAATAGATAATCGTCCATCAGTAGATATTTTTTTAGAACCTCTAGGGTTTTTAAGCGTTCATCTTCATGCTTGAGGGTTTCTTTCACTTTTCCTAATACCGTATATAAATCTTCTTTTGTAAGAAGGTCTTTGATTAAATAGTCTGTGACACCCATTTTTACAGCAGCTTTTGCATAACTAAATTCTTCGTGGCAACTTAAAATAATGATGGGCT is drawn from Vallitalea pronyensis and contains these coding sequences:
- the ygfK gene encoding putative selenate reductase subunit YgfK, with translation MNDRMIPIPFHELMGWILQEKEEHQQIFGVKKYYHHTHGEKLDIFGEHLETPFGPAAGPHTQLAQNIIAAYVAGCRFFELKTVQTLDGEDLPVSKPCIKAEDEGYNVEWSTELTVPEAFDEYVKAWYGLKLLSKEYGFGSPEGFIFNMSVGYDYEGITSKKIDTFIEGLKDASHSKIWATCEKYILDNLDAWHHVDESYVHSISSSICTSITLSTLHGCPPEEIERIASYLMKEKHLNTYIKCNPTLLGYDYARSTLDEMGYDYLVFDEHHFQNDLQFEDAIPMIKRLQGIAKNNHVSFGVKLTNTFPVKITQNELPGEEMYMSGRSLYPLSISLADKLTKALGGDINISYSGGAEIFNITDIYNTGIWPITIATTLLKSGGYGRCLQIAEKLGNSLKTDNPVNPDALDQLRTYALTDPHHIKPIKPMPSRKIKDTVPLVNCFMAPCSHGCPIEQAVPAYLHCVEEGRYLDALQIIVDKNPLPFITGTVCNHRCMTKCTRHFYEEPVKIRSAKLLAAEQAMDALLGTITVPEKKSDAKVAVIGGGPAGLAAGYFLGRAGMDVTIFEKQDSLGGIVKHVVPEFRISSESVQHDIDLVKAMGVTIKLNSEQNSIKTLQEAGYPYILIAVGAYEPGILPLEGTTPQNVLEFLADYRKQKGNMHLGESVAVIGGGNTAMDAARAAKRVQGVKDVYLIYRRTKKYMPADEEELYLALEDGITFMELLSPTKWVDGKLTCQKMILGAPDASGRRRPVPTDDMITVEADTVVAAVGEKIDSSWFAQQGITLTDKGYVEADLHSCETSMDHVYVAGDALRGPATIVEAIADATSFALSVLEKEAITETGFEDLSYKGDAERAYAKKGILEMPVSNSDGNRCLECSTICEACVDVCPNRANITVKIPSQHMPQIIHLDNMCNECGNCETFCPYSSAPYQDKFTLFGSEAMLQSSHNAGFFIKDKTVGQCVLRLDGQLMTINLHETYPDIPVEIMEMMQAVCEQYTYYNY
- the xdh gene encoding selenium-dependent xanthine dehydrogenase; this translates as MSDFIVNGQKVHVNQNQKLIHYLRDTLHLTSVKNGCGEGACGTCMILVDGKATKSCILNTDRLEGKHIITVEGLTDREKSVYAYAFAEAGAVQCGFCTPGMVISAKGLIDQNAAPTEEQIRHALRNNICRCTGYTKIVTAVTLAANILRENMPIPETAFTGRVGENMHRVDAVGKTLGEAEYVDDLYVDQMLYGSSVRSAHPRAIVKHIYTEKAKAMAGVKAVITAKELPGATKVGHIKKDWDVLIAEGDTTRYMGDAIVLIAAETKEILEAAKKAIDIQYEVLKPLTCPADAMKEDAPLIHEGGNILSIEHLVRGNADEKIKHAEHVVTNRYSTPFTEHAFLEPETALAVPDRDGMIIYCADQGIYQTRKECAEALGLKASQVRVVSKMVGGGFGGKEDMSVQHHAAILAYITKQPVKVSLSRKESLIVHPKRHAMEMEFTTACDAEGNLTAMKATIISDTGAYASLGGPVLQRACTHAAGPYNYQDIDILGKAVYTNNPPGGAFRGFGVTQSCFAIECNLNQLAEQAGLSPWEFRYKNAIRPGQILPNGQIADDYTAFTETLEAVKEIYDKHPKAGIACAMKNSGLGVGIPDTGRCRLIIKDGKINTHTSAACIGQGLATVMTQMICQVLGVAPCDIIHCDPDTTVAPNSGNTTASRQTVFTGEATKIAANQLKEALETKTLQELEGEEYYGEYTCVTDPMGSDKPYPYSHVTYGYATHVVVLDDEGKLSKVYAAHDVGTPINPNAIEGQIQGGVVMSLGYALTEDYPLIESVPQGKFGTLGLLKANQVPDIQPIIVGKTHDGLAHGAKGIGEICSIPTAPAVAQAYYRYDGLFRRSLPLDNTPYSKKSIKK
- a CDS encoding substrate-binding domain-containing protein — encoded protein: MSKFTKLIAFMMVVMMLIVGCSKPADDKTNKDTGSKTETNNDDAKDKDIVLAGIYKDLSQVWFQGTSSSAKAKAMSMGASDMLLIDAKMDADTYLNALDNIIAQEVDGLIVCVPDQKLSTITVEKCKAAGIPVIADDDGLIDENGVHIAPALELDAYRVGQQQGEWLVNHVKDNALIKDPAKTGYFVLEMTTVSSVLPRSEGALDKWNESNMELPEQNVIRGDYLGSTEEAFTVASAIITANPQIDTWFATAPNDEGAAGIVRALEQAGLDQNAVVAGLGGYLAKDEWKKDYSAFKASGYFSSKVDGEAVAEAMMNHLLHGTEIFGEYKKEGAEFGVYPLGAIMVTKDDYKEVMGADAE
- a CDS encoding ABC transporter permease codes for the protein MQTNEVKQDKWSIIKQYIGSEKIGLMIALVVMVIIFSYLSPHYFTAKNLMNILVASSLVGLAAIGQSYLVIGGQIDLSPGAVAGFSGVLAAILLQNGFGTVPTLLIVVVAGILIGFINSLIVNTLKIAPFIATLATMQAIRGLAYIICNGKPIYIQDKTYLSIGKDRILGVPIPVIILILAFIVFIILLSKSRFGRNLYIVGGNPVAARLAGINAKRVISKAFMITSGLSALGGAILASRMNSGQPSSSMGLEMSAVTAVVLGGIAFTGGIGSLGGTVIGVLILQGFNNGLLIMNVPQFWQYVASGLLLVAALSFDYLRSRKRV
- a CDS encoding sugar ABC transporter ATP-binding protein, which gives rise to MNNTLEFRDICKNFPGVKALDNMSFKVQSGEVVAFLGENGAGKSTLLKILNGDFQQCEGSYLIDNEAIQFKNPYEAIQAGISIIYQERQVVDYLTVGENVFMGNMPLKANGLVDFKTMNEATQKIIDEFDLDMKATDQVKHLSVAYQQMVEIMKAYNRQLKVIAFDEPTASLSNAEIEKLFLIIRNLKKKGVIVLYVSHRLKEIFELSDRVIVFKDGRLVDIKNTKETNEAELVKLMVGRDLGDVFNELDRNETFGDNILDVKNLSNHYVKDISFHVRKGEILGLSGLVGAGRTETIRSIFGADPLLSGDIYFDGEKVQIKSPEDAIALGMGLCPEDRKGQGIAPIRSVKENASMAILKRLTKFGFIQKKAEKEVVQKGIVDLNIKTSSMEKQIVYLSGGNQQKVILARWLAHHPKLLILDEPTKGIDVGAKSEIYRIICRLANQGIGIIIISSELPEIIGISDRIMVMANGEKKGELNRQEATEERILGLAMLGTDIGGSEK
- a CDS encoding response regulator transcription factor, producing MMYNVLIVDDENPAVDMLKIIIDWEEQGFYIADTAFNGREAFEKYENNPYDLIITDIQMPVMDGIEFIKRVKEKKPEQPIIILSCHEEFSYAKAAVKMGVTDYLIKDLLTKEDLYTVLGKVKETLKHEDERLKTLEVLKKYLLMDDYLFTIQNEMLKSIILENLSYQDIETKINKLNIDLKSDDYLLLHITEDHVHEKDRELHHDEKNIYRRCIVDTVNTVLNDRAYGKMDGGMCVYLKEGEYVALVKVQPIISEKHYLADSYALASKVKRDITKLVGNSLTIIIGQVFGDLTKAPNMYEQTKDTLLYRFYFGKGKILFYNTIIKKVAPVKPEKIEEALNSIHQWVEERNLTCLMDSIELIYQDASNGFMQYNYVQYIATRFMEMVMKISKEYAIAYQELFGTNYLPLNTIQQLDTIDDIKNWFKDLFTRVVTKMNEKKSTYSLRVLQATKYITQNYHKAISLNDIANHLHINKIYLSRIFKEETQMTITEYIHYVRIEESKKLIQHSDYKMYDIAERVGYINIQHFNTRFKKITGMTPLQFKKTNKK